In one window of Megalopta genalis isolate 19385.01 chromosome 8, iyMegGena1_principal, whole genome shotgun sequence DNA:
- the LOC117227857 gene encoding uncharacterized protein LOC117227857 yields the protein MKIVIVLFAFMAVASAYPGIPWAAPVVQPWPSDPWAGAAQPWVAPKVAQPALVKVALPQAHQEVHQVLQVPQQASIPAPHPQPLNIKVHAQTVRIPYHPPHIVKPHLVGFETYVEPVKVVKAPVHHPWD from the exons ATGAAGATCGTC ATTGTTCTCTTTGCCTTCATGGCGGTCGCCAGTGCTTACCCCGGAATCCCATGGGCTGCTCCG GTCGTTCAACCGTGGCCATCCGATCCTTGGGCAGGAGCTGCACAACCTTGGGTTGCACCGAAGGTTGCCCAACCTGCGCTCGTGAAGGTTGCATTGCCTCAG GCACATCAGGAAGTGCACCAGGTGCTCCAGGTCCCTCAGCAGGCGTCCATCCCGGCGCCACACCCTCAGCCGCTGAACATCAAGGTCCACGCCCAGACGGTTAGGATCCCGTATCACCCGCCGCACATCGTGAAGCCGCATCTGGTCGGCTTCGAGACGTACGTGGAGCCCGTGAAGGTCGTCAAGGCCCCCGTCCACCATCCCTGGGATTAA